From Alosa sapidissima isolate fAloSap1 chromosome 7, fAloSap1.pri, whole genome shotgun sequence, the proteins below share one genomic window:
- the LOC121713298 gene encoding protein B4 isoform X1: MGPKRAAAVKDEVAAEPEMDTEKEVKQTKKAKTDGGGSNKTPTAPKSHPSTMVMVEEALKELDSRKGVSAQAVRTYIIQKYPSVDPIRLKYMVRRALSKGLESGALVRPANSTAIGAQGKFRVAVKSKAKKPVPKTQENADPNKQKSPKATKTKPKPKESKDQEPGVKKTKAASKKETDASEAKSKPAAKKEKDPSDAKPTKAKGGAASKVAPAKKPKAKAAGEAREGPAKPKAKTLKAAKASEEAESKPAGQKRGAKTQKAAEDAEAKSEGAKAKGPKGKKAAE; the protein is encoded by the exons ATGGGTCCAAAAAGAGCCGCGGCAGTCAAAGACGAAGTAGCTGCAGAGCCAGAAATGGACACAGAAAAGGAGGTTAAACAGACCAAAAAAGCCAAAACTG ATGGCGGTGGATCTAATAAAACACCTACAGCGCCTAAAAGCCACCCGTCCACGATGGTGATGGTGGAGGAGGCGTTGAAAGAGTTGGACTCGCGTAAAGGCGTCTCCGCACAGGCGGTGCGCACCTACATCATTCAGAAGTACCCCTCGGTGGACCCTATCAGACTGAAGTACATGGTGCGGAGAGCTCTCTCCAAAGGGCTGGAGTCGGGCGCTCTGGTGCGACCTGCCAATTCAACTGCAATTGGCGCTCAGGGCAAATTTCGA GTTGCAGTCAAAAGTAAGGCTAAAAAGCCTGTCCCAAAGACACAGGAAAACGCAGATCCGAATAAACAGAAGTCCCCCAAAGCTACGAAAACAAAACCCAAACCGAAAGAGTCCAAGGACCAGGAACCAG GGGTGAAAAAGACCAAGGCTGCTTCAAAAAAGGAAACCGATGCTTCT GAAGCTAAATCCAAGCCAGCTGCAAAGAAGGAAAAGGATCCTTCT GATGCCAAACCCACGAAGGCTAAGGGTGGTGCTGCCTCCAAGGTGGCCCCTGCAAAGAAGCCCAAGGCCAAGGCTGCAGGAGAGGCCAGGGAAGGTCCCGCCAAGCCCAAGGCCAAGACTCTAAAGGCCGCCAAGGCTTCAGAGGAGGCCGAATCGAAGCCTGCCGGACAGAAGAGGGGAGCTAAGACTCAGAAGGCAGCGGAGGACGCGGAGGCCAAATCAGAGGGCGCCAAAGCTAAGGGCCCCAAAGGAAAGAAGGCTGCAGAATAG
- the smim1 gene encoding small integral membrane protein 1, with amino-acid sequence MEAEDANVSYSRWNDDVNLNSAQSQSSLIRFYNRLCTGNLGIYIRIAGALAALVSVYILGYVTGYYVHGR; translated from the exons ATGGAGGCTGAAGATGCTAATGTCTCGTACAGCAGGTGGAATGATGATGTTAACCTCAACTCTGCTCAGTCCCAGTCCAGCTTAATCAG GTTCTATAACCGCCTGTGCACAGGGAACCTGGGCATCTACATCAGAATCGCCGGAGCTCTGGCGGCGCTGGTGTCGGTCTACATCTTGGGATATGTGACTGGGTACTACGTCCATGGACGCTGA
- the LOC121713294 gene encoding coiled-coil domain-containing protein 27-like isoform X1: MTVDGQARSTHSMRDEDKPQRPKTALVSGGTSRSRTIRPLLRQTCWAPHVPSTPHQTGEGPRHSAACKLLLDNGTVGGRVWGELGRCLIPPHKVGVSRLTQTSPNDPDTRQVGASEDKEGKTPWYVTLLKEKEQSLLVLANEISRLSEVESESVRKDRELCALRERLQDETQQLRRTHENVVRAQVWWRCIFQSMAELILDLTEEVRRLQSADKELQQKNQLVADLQQEVTCLREGSLSQKDQHASGIHQEDALHLQQEVTCRREDPSELEEPSTDEATALMEMETNQEPHQSEVIYSAGEEPSETRDELANAENNLIAALERANQTLKKELEEARTNHKMTSGTLCSMHRILSVKEHELLTVKTELQDMKKELKDRMTQLQTMSRKFSCLRDGKMRDELMMTLEKENYSLRHLVVRLQERLSQREQNELRMCKQVCELEEEVRAEKLQRSRLRKEAQVHEQLARELQLSINSSQVSLEQLQSKYERLRVKVIQAVYSAPGTKPPQKEISDAAIYYTMQKIIDDRSRFHQRLVQRGDKVPSLAISDAAPSSNVLGL; encoded by the exons ATGACAG TTGATGGCCAAGCACGCAGCACTCACAGCATGAGGGACGAGGACAAACCTCAGCGTCCTAAAACGGCTCTTGTGAGCGGAGGCACGAGCAGGAGTCGTACCATTCGGCCACTACTGAGGCAGACCTGCTGGGCTCCCCATGTCCCCTCCACTCCTCACCAGACTGGGGAGGGCCCAAGGCACAGCGCTGCGTGTAAGCTCCTACTGGACAATGGGACGGTGGGCGGGCGGGTGTGGGGGGAAC TTGGCAGGTGTCTGATTCCTCCCCACAAGGTGGGTGTCTCAAGACTGACCCAAACATCACCCAATGACCCAGACACGCGTCAGGTTGGGGCCAGTGAGGATAAGGAGGGGAAAACCCCATGGTACGTCACTCTCCTTAAGGAAAAG GAGCAGTCTCTGCTGGTGCTGGCCAATGAGATCAGTCGGCTGTCCGAGGTGGAGAGCGAGAGTGTGAGGAAGGACCGTGAGCTATGTGCCCTGCGGGAGAGGCTGCAGGACGAGACCCAGCAGCTAAGACGCACCCACGAGAATGTGGTTCGAGCCCAGGTGTGGTGGAGATGCATATTTCAGAGCATG GCAGAGCTGATCCTGGACCTGACAGAGGAGGTCAGGCGGCTGCAAAGCGCAGACAAGGAGCTGCAGCAGAAGAACCAGCTGGTTGCTGACCTGCAACAGGAAGTGACATGCCTGCGGGAGGGGTCGCTCTCGCAAAAGGACCAACATGCATCTGGCATACACCAGGAAGACGCCCTGCATCTACAACAGGAAGTGACCTGCAGGAGGGAGGATCCATCAGAGTTAGAGGAGCCCTCCACTGACGAAGCTACTGCATTAATGGAGATGGAGACTAATCAAGAG CCGCACCAGTCAGAAGTGATCTACAGTGCGGGGGAGGAACCCAGTGAGACGAGAGACGAGCTTGCAAACGCAGAAAACAATCTCATCGCAGCCCTGGAGAGAGCCAATCAGACGCTGaagaaggagctggaggaggccaGGACCAATCACAAGATGACCTCTG GCACTCTCTGTTCTATGCACAGAATCCTGTCTGTGAAGGAACATGAGCTCCTCACTGTTAAGACGGAGCTGCAGGACATGAAGAAGGAGTTAAAAGACCGGATGACACAGTTACAGACCATGTCCCGCAAG TTTTCCTGTCTGCGGGATGGAAAGATGAGAGATGAGCTGATGATGACCTTGGAGAAGGAGAACTACTCCCTGCGGCAC CTGGTGGTGCGGCTGCAGGAGAGGTTGTCCCAGAGGGAGCAGAACGAGCTGAGGATGTGTAAGCAGGTGtgtgagctggaggaggaggtgcgGGCAGAGAAGCTGCAGAGGAGCAGGCTGAGAAAGGAGGCGCAGGTGCACGAGCAGCTCGCCAGGGAGCTGCAGCTCAGCATCAACTCCTCACAGGTGTCTCTGGAGCAGTTGCAGTCAAAG TATGAGCGACTGCGTGTGAAAGTAATCCAGGCCGTCTACTCAGCTCCTGGCACCAAACCCCCTCAGAAAGAGATCAGCGATGCAGCCATATACTACACCATGCAG AAAATCATTGATGACCGGTCCAGATTCCACCAGCGGCTGGTACAGAGAGGAGACAAGGTTCCCAGTCTGGCCATCAGCGATGCTGCGCCAAGCTCCAACGTCCTCGGATTATGA
- the mad2l2 gene encoding mitotic spindle assembly checkpoint protein MAD2B, with protein sequence MATLTRQDLNFGQVVADILCEFLEVAIHLILYVREVYPSGIFQKRKKYNVPVQMSCHPELNQYIQDTLHCVKPLIEKNEAEKVVVVIMDKEHHAMERFVFEISQPPLLSISSETLLSHVEQLLRAVILKISVCDAVLDNNPPGCTFTVLVHTREAATRNMEKIQVIKDFPWIVADEQEVHMQGSRLIPLKTMTSDIVKMQLYVEERAQKTS encoded by the exons ATGGCTACATTAACGCGACAGGATCTTAATTTTGGCCAAG TGGTGGCAGATATATTATGCGAGTTTCTGGAGGTTGCCATTCATCTCATTCTGTACGTCCGAGAGGTGTATCCGTCGGGAATCTTTCAGAAGAGGAAGAAATACAACGTCCCCGTCCAG ATGTCATGCCACCCTGAGCTGAATCAGTACATCCAGGACACTCTTCACTGTGTAAAACCACTCATTGAGAAG AATGAGGCCGAGAAGGTCGTAGTGGTCATCATGGACAAGGAGCACCATGCCATGGAGAGATTTGTGTTTGAGATTTCCCAACCTCCTCTGCTGTCCATTAG ctcAGAGACACTGCTGTCACATGTGGAACAACTTCTCCGGGCTGTGATACTGAAGATCAGCGTTTGTGATGCTGTTTTGGACAACAACCCACCAG GGTGCACATTCACTGTGCTGGTACACACCAGAGAGGCTGCCACAAGAAATATGGAGAAAATTCAAGTGATCAAG GATTTTCCGTGGATCGTGGCGGATGAGCAAGAGGTGCACATGCAGGGCTCCCGACTCATCCCACTCAAGACCATGACATCCGACATCGTCAAA ATGCAACTCTATGTGGAGGAAAGGGCTCAGAAGACGTCCTAG
- the LOC121713294 gene encoding coiled-coil domain-containing protein 27-like isoform X2 — MTVDGQARSTHSMRDEDKPQRPKTALVSGGTSRSRTIRPLLRQTCWAPHVPSTPHQTGEGPRHSAACKLLLDNGTVGGRVWGELGRCLIPPHKVGVSRLTQTSPNDPDTRQVGASEDKEGKTPWYVTLLKEKEQSLLVLANEISRLSEVESESVRKDRELCALRERLQDETQQLRRTHENVVRAQAELILDLTEEVRRLQSADKELQQKNQLVADLQQEVTCLREGSLSQKDQHASGIHQEDALHLQQEVTCRREDPSELEEPSTDEATALMEMETNQEPHQSEVIYSAGEEPSETRDELANAENNLIAALERANQTLKKELEEARTNHKMTSGTLCSMHRILSVKEHELLTVKTELQDMKKELKDRMTQLQTMSRKFSCLRDGKMRDELMMTLEKENYSLRHLVVRLQERLSQREQNELRMCKQVCELEEEVRAEKLQRSRLRKEAQVHEQLARELQLSINSSQVSLEQLQSKYERLRVKVIQAVYSAPGTKPPQKEISDAAIYYTMQKIIDDRSRFHQRLVQRGDKVPSLAISDAAPSSNVLGL, encoded by the exons ATGACAG TTGATGGCCAAGCACGCAGCACTCACAGCATGAGGGACGAGGACAAACCTCAGCGTCCTAAAACGGCTCTTGTGAGCGGAGGCACGAGCAGGAGTCGTACCATTCGGCCACTACTGAGGCAGACCTGCTGGGCTCCCCATGTCCCCTCCACTCCTCACCAGACTGGGGAGGGCCCAAGGCACAGCGCTGCGTGTAAGCTCCTACTGGACAATGGGACGGTGGGCGGGCGGGTGTGGGGGGAAC TTGGCAGGTGTCTGATTCCTCCCCACAAGGTGGGTGTCTCAAGACTGACCCAAACATCACCCAATGACCCAGACACGCGTCAGGTTGGGGCCAGTGAGGATAAGGAGGGGAAAACCCCATGGTACGTCACTCTCCTTAAGGAAAAG GAGCAGTCTCTGCTGGTGCTGGCCAATGAGATCAGTCGGCTGTCCGAGGTGGAGAGCGAGAGTGTGAGGAAGGACCGTGAGCTATGTGCCCTGCGGGAGAGGCTGCAGGACGAGACCCAGCAGCTAAGACGCACCCACGAGAATGTGGTTCGAGCCCAG GCAGAGCTGATCCTGGACCTGACAGAGGAGGTCAGGCGGCTGCAAAGCGCAGACAAGGAGCTGCAGCAGAAGAACCAGCTGGTTGCTGACCTGCAACAGGAAGTGACATGCCTGCGGGAGGGGTCGCTCTCGCAAAAGGACCAACATGCATCTGGCATACACCAGGAAGACGCCCTGCATCTACAACAGGAAGTGACCTGCAGGAGGGAGGATCCATCAGAGTTAGAGGAGCCCTCCACTGACGAAGCTACTGCATTAATGGAGATGGAGACTAATCAAGAG CCGCACCAGTCAGAAGTGATCTACAGTGCGGGGGAGGAACCCAGTGAGACGAGAGACGAGCTTGCAAACGCAGAAAACAATCTCATCGCAGCCCTGGAGAGAGCCAATCAGACGCTGaagaaggagctggaggaggccaGGACCAATCACAAGATGACCTCTG GCACTCTCTGTTCTATGCACAGAATCCTGTCTGTGAAGGAACATGAGCTCCTCACTGTTAAGACGGAGCTGCAGGACATGAAGAAGGAGTTAAAAGACCGGATGACACAGTTACAGACCATGTCCCGCAAG TTTTCCTGTCTGCGGGATGGAAAGATGAGAGATGAGCTGATGATGACCTTGGAGAAGGAGAACTACTCCCTGCGGCAC CTGGTGGTGCGGCTGCAGGAGAGGTTGTCCCAGAGGGAGCAGAACGAGCTGAGGATGTGTAAGCAGGTGtgtgagctggaggaggaggtgcgGGCAGAGAAGCTGCAGAGGAGCAGGCTGAGAAAGGAGGCGCAGGTGCACGAGCAGCTCGCCAGGGAGCTGCAGCTCAGCATCAACTCCTCACAGGTGTCTCTGGAGCAGTTGCAGTCAAAG TATGAGCGACTGCGTGTGAAAGTAATCCAGGCCGTCTACTCAGCTCCTGGCACCAAACCCCCTCAGAAAGAGATCAGCGATGCAGCCATATACTACACCATGCAG AAAATCATTGATGACCGGTCCAGATTCCACCAGCGGCTGGTACAGAGAGGAGACAAGGTTCCCAGTCTGGCCATCAGCGATGCTGCGCCAAGCTCCAACGTCCTCGGATTATGA
- the LOC121713298 gene encoding protein B4 isoform X2 — MGPKRAAAVKDEVAAEPEMDTEKEVKQTKKAKTDGGGSNKTPTAPKSHPSTMVMVEEALKELDSRKGVSAQAVRTYIIQKYPSVDPIRLKYMVRRALSKGLESGALVRPANSTAIGAQGKFRVAVKSKAKKPVPKTQENADPNKQKSPKATKTKPKPKESKDQEPGVKKTKAASKKETDASDAKPTKAKGGAASKVAPAKKPKAKAAGEAREGPAKPKAKTLKAAKASEEAESKPAGQKRGAKTQKAAEDAEAKSEGAKAKGPKGKKAAE; from the exons ATGGGTCCAAAAAGAGCCGCGGCAGTCAAAGACGAAGTAGCTGCAGAGCCAGAAATGGACACAGAAAAGGAGGTTAAACAGACCAAAAAAGCCAAAACTG ATGGCGGTGGATCTAATAAAACACCTACAGCGCCTAAAAGCCACCCGTCCACGATGGTGATGGTGGAGGAGGCGTTGAAAGAGTTGGACTCGCGTAAAGGCGTCTCCGCACAGGCGGTGCGCACCTACATCATTCAGAAGTACCCCTCGGTGGACCCTATCAGACTGAAGTACATGGTGCGGAGAGCTCTCTCCAAAGGGCTGGAGTCGGGCGCTCTGGTGCGACCTGCCAATTCAACTGCAATTGGCGCTCAGGGCAAATTTCGA GTTGCAGTCAAAAGTAAGGCTAAAAAGCCTGTCCCAAAGACACAGGAAAACGCAGATCCGAATAAACAGAAGTCCCCCAAAGCTACGAAAACAAAACCCAAACCGAAAGAGTCCAAGGACCAGGAACCAG GGGTGAAAAAGACCAAGGCTGCTTCAAAAAAGGAAACCGATGCTTCT GATGCCAAACCCACGAAGGCTAAGGGTGGTGCTGCCTCCAAGGTGGCCCCTGCAAAGAAGCCCAAGGCCAAGGCTGCAGGAGAGGCCAGGGAAGGTCCCGCCAAGCCCAAGGCCAAGACTCTAAAGGCCGCCAAGGCTTCAGAGGAGGCCGAATCGAAGCCTGCCGGACAGAAGAGGGGAGCTAAGACTCAGAAGGCAGCGGAGGACGCGGAGGCCAAATCAGAGGGCGCCAAAGCTAAGGGCCCCAAAGGAAAGAAGGCTGCAGAATAG
- the LOC121713294 gene encoding coiled-coil domain-containing protein 27-like isoform X3, whose amino-acid sequence MTVDGQARSTHSMRDEDKPQRPKTALVSGGTSRSRTIRPLLRQTCWAPHVPSTPHQTGEGPRHSAAFGRCLIPPHKVGVSRLTQTSPNDPDTRQVGASEDKEGKTPWYVTLLKEKEQSLLVLANEISRLSEVESESVRKDRELCALRERLQDETQQLRRTHENVVRAQVWWRCIFQSMAELILDLTEEVRRLQSADKELQQKNQLVADLQQEVTCLREGSLSQKDQHASGIHQEDALHLQQEVTCRREDPSELEEPSTDEATALMEMETNQEPHQSEVIYSAGEEPSETRDELANAENNLIAALERANQTLKKELEEARTNHKMTSGTLCSMHRILSVKEHELLTVKTELQDMKKELKDRMTQLQTMSRKFSCLRDGKMRDELMMTLEKENYSLRHLVVRLQERLSQREQNELRMCKQVCELEEEVRAEKLQRSRLRKEAQVHEQLARELQLSINSSQVSLEQLQSKYERLRVKVIQAVYSAPGTKPPQKEISDAAIYYTMQKIIDDRSRFHQRLVQRGDKVPSLAISDAAPSSNVLGL is encoded by the exons ATGACAG TTGATGGCCAAGCACGCAGCACTCACAGCATGAGGGACGAGGACAAACCTCAGCGTCCTAAAACGGCTCTTGTGAGCGGAGGCACGAGCAGGAGTCGTACCATTCGGCCACTACTGAGGCAGACCTGCTGGGCTCCCCATGTCCCCTCCACTCCTCACCAGACTGGGGAGGGCCCAAGGCACAGCGCTGCGT TTGGCAGGTGTCTGATTCCTCCCCACAAGGTGGGTGTCTCAAGACTGACCCAAACATCACCCAATGACCCAGACACGCGTCAGGTTGGGGCCAGTGAGGATAAGGAGGGGAAAACCCCATGGTACGTCACTCTCCTTAAGGAAAAG GAGCAGTCTCTGCTGGTGCTGGCCAATGAGATCAGTCGGCTGTCCGAGGTGGAGAGCGAGAGTGTGAGGAAGGACCGTGAGCTATGTGCCCTGCGGGAGAGGCTGCAGGACGAGACCCAGCAGCTAAGACGCACCCACGAGAATGTGGTTCGAGCCCAGGTGTGGTGGAGATGCATATTTCAGAGCATG GCAGAGCTGATCCTGGACCTGACAGAGGAGGTCAGGCGGCTGCAAAGCGCAGACAAGGAGCTGCAGCAGAAGAACCAGCTGGTTGCTGACCTGCAACAGGAAGTGACATGCCTGCGGGAGGGGTCGCTCTCGCAAAAGGACCAACATGCATCTGGCATACACCAGGAAGACGCCCTGCATCTACAACAGGAAGTGACCTGCAGGAGGGAGGATCCATCAGAGTTAGAGGAGCCCTCCACTGACGAAGCTACTGCATTAATGGAGATGGAGACTAATCAAGAG CCGCACCAGTCAGAAGTGATCTACAGTGCGGGGGAGGAACCCAGTGAGACGAGAGACGAGCTTGCAAACGCAGAAAACAATCTCATCGCAGCCCTGGAGAGAGCCAATCAGACGCTGaagaaggagctggaggaggccaGGACCAATCACAAGATGACCTCTG GCACTCTCTGTTCTATGCACAGAATCCTGTCTGTGAAGGAACATGAGCTCCTCACTGTTAAGACGGAGCTGCAGGACATGAAGAAGGAGTTAAAAGACCGGATGACACAGTTACAGACCATGTCCCGCAAG TTTTCCTGTCTGCGGGATGGAAAGATGAGAGATGAGCTGATGATGACCTTGGAGAAGGAGAACTACTCCCTGCGGCAC CTGGTGGTGCGGCTGCAGGAGAGGTTGTCCCAGAGGGAGCAGAACGAGCTGAGGATGTGTAAGCAGGTGtgtgagctggaggaggaggtgcgGGCAGAGAAGCTGCAGAGGAGCAGGCTGAGAAAGGAGGCGCAGGTGCACGAGCAGCTCGCCAGGGAGCTGCAGCTCAGCATCAACTCCTCACAGGTGTCTCTGGAGCAGTTGCAGTCAAAG TATGAGCGACTGCGTGTGAAAGTAATCCAGGCCGTCTACTCAGCTCCTGGCACCAAACCCCCTCAGAAAGAGATCAGCGATGCAGCCATATACTACACCATGCAG AAAATCATTGATGACCGGTCCAGATTCCACCAGCGGCTGGTACAGAGAGGAGACAAGGTTCCCAGTCTGGCCATCAGCGATGCTGCGCCAAGCTCCAACGTCCTCGGATTATGA